The Punica granatum isolate Tunisia-2019 chromosome 4, ASM765513v2, whole genome shotgun sequence sequence TGGCTTTGGTTTTGAGTTTGCTGGTGACACAGAACTGTGCGAGAAGGCATTTAAATATGTAATGGCTTGATAATTTCTACAAGATCTCTGACTTTCACAAGTCGGGATACCCGATTTCATTCCATTGCTTTCGTGTATCAAATGCAGCCGTCTCTAAGAAATATAGACGATACTCACTGGAAACCCAACTCATTGGAAAACACCAATATAAGATGAGCCGAAAGGTGCACTGTTACTGCAACTGAACAAACTATATAATCATATCGAGGAAATCGAGAAATGCTGCAAAGTTTGCAACACTAAAGCAGACAACTTAGAAAGATCatgaaaaacagaaaaacTCAAACAAAGGTGGGGAAAGTGCAGGCCCtaaaaactaataaagggaAAGCCATTATCTTCCCTCTCTAAAGACATCTTCCTCCTCTTTACACAAGTCTTAAGACATGGTCAACCATTGTCTATGTAACATCAAAGGTTGAAGTGGAGGAGAAAGAGGATGAGCACTTCCTTTGTTTTACAGTTCGTCTCTTCACTCCTTTCACCCTCCAAAGCTTCAACCTCCTTATTGAAAACGTAATCAGTCTTGCTTGATCCTACAAATCCTCAAACAAGACCGAAGTTCCCACATCGAAATCAACTAGTAAGGATGAAAGTTCttcgaaaaagaaagaagggggCTTCCCGGAGATGGCATTTCCATGTACCCGCACAACTTTGTACACTTCAAAATTACCTAGATATCGCGTATCTTTAACTTTCCTGTAGAACTTTCTAGGCGAGTGTGTAGCTGGAAACTGAGACTTCCGCTTGAGGTGAAGCGTGGATGTAAACGAACTCGAGGCTTTTCCCAGCAGGTAAAGATTGGATCCATGGTGGGAAGCTGTATGAATCGCCTGTCTTGGTCAAGCCCCAGATTGGACCATAGAGCTTGGAAATATAGAGGCTGAGGGATTTCAGGGCCTTGTCCGATTTGTTAGTCACCATAGTCGAGTATCTGAAGTAGGTCTTCCCGTTGGCATTCCATGAAGCTGATAGCTTCTGCTCTAAGGAGATGGGACTGGCGGTAGTGGCAGCTGTGCACCAAAAAGCTCTCAGTTTTAGATCAGATATTCAATGCCCAAGTTTCTTGTGATTATTAAATCAAAATGCTTGGGTTATATCAGCAACCAAAGGTTGTATCTGTAATGTTCTAGGAAAACATGCTCTGGTCTCAGACGGGATTTAGATCAAAAAAGATCTTTGTGGTGAATTAATTCTAAGCAATGGGGTTGTTTCATGCACGGAAGACATAATTTCACTTTGTTCACCAATGTTTCTAAAATGTGGCACTGATGGAGCACAAGGAAAGACGTTTCCAGTTTCCCGTGAAAACTAACTGTTCTGTAGGACAAAGAGGAAGATGTACCTGGAGCCGGAGTTGGTTTGGTCACGACTTGTTTGGCTGTTGGAAGAACCACTGCAAGAAAACGTACACTTGGATCAATCTCTTACTCCTAAAGATACGCTTATACACAATGCTCTGTTATATTTGGATAGTCATCTCCACTTACCCCTTACTATATTTGAACAATACGTTTTTCTTCGAGGTTTACAAAAAACAGAAAGAAGTTTATGCTTTTATCAAGAAAATGCATTCATCGGAAATCCTTGCAGCCTTATTACGTTGACTTTCTTGGTTTGCTTTTTAAGAAACATAAACCATTTTGCCACAATCCAAAACACATTTGCCATTTTGAACCTGAGGCAGTGTGACAACGAGGACAAAATATATACCTGGAAGGAGCTGGTTATATCCACTGTGACCCCCACCCAACCGAGCTAGTATGCCCAGAAGAGGAGCGTTGTTGTAGGTTGCGGGCTCAGTCTGCTCGTAATTGTCCCTCTGATCCGCAAAGTTATCATATGCATCAGGCCCACCCACGAGCGCACCAGCGAGAAGATTGGGATCGCTTGCTTTCCTGCTGAACCAGGTGGCATATCCTCCTCGGCAACTCACGAAAGAGCTGTCCTCCTTGTAGGACACGATCGAGGCTGCCCTGTGGTGGACTTGTCTCGGGTAGTTGTTGCCATATCCGACCATGTAACTGGTTGCTCTTGGGTTATCTCCTAGAATGTAGTCCACCTGCAAAAACATAAGTTCGGAAATATTCTTTAGGattaaaaatactaaatgTGATCCTCAAGAGATTGGCTTGTATTGGTTAATGAAAACGAAGTACATTGCATATTGGAAGTACCTGAGATTTGGCGAAGGAGAGTAGCTCAGGGGGCTGGACATTGCCTGAAGCGCAGTTGAGGCTTTTCCCAGCAGAAGCAAGATAATCCGAATAAACCGTTAGGAGGAACGAAGAACTCGTGACAAATTGCATGTTGTTCCACCTCTGCCGGAAAATTAGTCCACCAGGGGTTCTCTGGGCATTCTTAGTGCCCTTTCCGATGCAAGAACACATGAAGTACTCTGCATTCTGGTGGTACTTCTCAAAGACTAAGGCATGCTCACCTACCTTGCCCTGCATCAAGAACTGCGCGGAAACAAAGAAAACGGTTTCGTCATTTCTTGAAATTGCCAGTTGAAGGAAAATTGGAATAAGGTCAGTAGCAGTCCAATGCTTGTATGCAATAAACTATAGTTTTCCTGtcaaaaacatataattctAGATGCTCTTGTTTATCGGTTTTGATCCAATGGTCAAACCATGACAGGTACCTTTGCTCCAAGAGTTTGAACACCAGCATACTTGACGTCCCATCCGAACTCGGTCATTGTCCAACCAGTGGCGCCTAATGAGTCACCATTATTTCCGAGGTAGTCCAAGTAGTACTTGTTGTTGGTTGCCTGATACATCCATGCTGCTGCCCACAGCAACTCATCCTGAGTTCAACAAACATACGTTACCAAGTTAATGTTATTACAACCGTAAGATCACGATCAATATGCTACGTTATGTCCAATCTAACATGGACATCATATTCTTAGTATGCATCTGGACCCAAGAGCAGGGTAGGCTATGTCCTATCCTAACATGAAATGAGCAGATACAACGAAAGTAGCCAGGAGTCGGACAAGACACTTAGCGTTGGTCAATCTAGATGAATTTAGCAATAACAAATGTAATATTTCTCAGTTAACATGTCCAGCATTATCAAAGGTGATCATGTGAATCTGTGCGTATTTAAATCAAGAATTAAGTACGATATATAAGTTAAAGAGTTACGAATTAAGATCACGTACATTATACCCGCTGACGGATCGGTAGTACTTTTGGGCCACGGTGATGCTGCCGTCGTATTTGCCCCTGTATTTGTCCGCAAACTCAAACAGctgcaaaacaaaatccatctCATGTCAGGTAGGCCCTTGAAGTTGCATCACAAAAACGGTAATTCCACGGAAAGCCCGAGGGCATTCTAGTCAGAGAGGTGCCACCGACAGTACCACCTCACGTGACCAGCAGATCCTGACACGTGGACGGCTGTCATGTGGCAAAGTGGCACCAACAAGAGTCCGTACGGTCAGCAGTCCGACGGCGAGATAGTCGCAAGTCTGCTTCTCCCCCGATCCTAAATATGCGCCGATCAATGTTTTCAaagatttttctaatttcaaaatcacaaatcctaccggaaaaaaaaattcaaaattacaaaagatacaaaaatattttttatttggaagGAGAGACCACGAAATTTCTCCTTTAATTAATTGCTAAAATCTTTGTCGTTTCCCTATGCAGACTCTCACTATCAATATGAAGTAAAGAATCTGCATatgcttcttttttcttcaacgATTTCGATATGTAATTCAGTCAATACCGGGGACCTCTCGGTCTGATCGGGACCGCTCCGGAGGTCCTTCAGTGTTTGTGATGCAGAAGTCCAAGGCCAGGAAATGGGAcagcataaattttttttttccatcaattGATATTCGTAATTAATGATGTGGCCAAGTGAATTTCTGATGTTACAGCTTTTATCGTGGCCGGGCATTAAATTTTACCACGTTCCTTTGACCGACCGGGGCTGACACGTAAAACGATACTCAATGTCCCATCCGCAACTGTCTAAACTCAATTAAAACCAGCGGGTAACGTAAAAACTACTGCCCCCCATGACGGCGGCGCTCTAAAAGCCTGCGACTACGCATTACTGTCAGCCCCACAGTGAGGCACTGTACTAAGGTGCGCCGGGTGGCTCTGTGCACATGTGCTTCAGTGGCATTTTCGTAAAATATAATGCGCAATGGTAGTTTATACGGTTAAGACAGCAGATACGGACCTGCTCGGCGTGGCGGAGGAGCTCGGCGGAGTAGGCGGGATTGTGGCTGCGGAAGACCATGGAGGCGGCGGCCATGGCAGCGGCTGTCTCTCCAGCAAGATCCGACCCGGGGTTGCTCGGGTCGATCCTGTAGGCCTTCCGGTCGGTTGTCATGTCCTCCGGCCTCTGCCAGCAGTAATGGTCGGTGTTCCCATCTCCCAcctgaaatttaaaaaaaaaaaaaaattaaccacggacgaaaattaaaatcttaaatttatatgaaaattaCATAATCATCAATTGGTTACTTATAATTACTTAATAATTAACAATGGAGTTAAAAGAGGCAACATAAGTAAGCCCATTGAAAGGGACAGGAAGCAAGGGACATCCTttaaaataaatcacacatatataaaacatccaaaaaaaatatttttaattaatttgcaattttgtggacaataaactaattaatgaaagaaaaataaataaaagggggGACGAAGGGGTGGATACCTCTCCGTAAAGGACGTAAGGCTCGGGATGGGCCTTGATGAAGTAGTCGGTGCCCCACTTAACGGCGTCCATGGCATGGCTGAGCTCGCCGCTGGTGGCCATCTGTTTGCCGTACTCCAGTATGCTCCACGACATCATCGTCACGGTGAAAGCCATGGGCAGACCAAACTTCACATTGTCCCCGGCATCGTAGTATCCGCCCACTAGATCCACCTACACATCATTCGTGCGAAATTGAACGTGAACTCGAGCACACGGAGCGGATAATTTCCCGGCATAAATTTAACGATGTATAACGCGACAACAGACTCTTCGCAGTCGTGTTTTTGCCACCAAGAGGTACGTCATTGAAACTAGCAAGACACATTTCATAAATAGGACAATAATGTGATGCGGATATATCATAAGTTCGTACCATGTTATATGAATTGACGCTTTCACCATCAACCCCAAAGGTCCGACATAAACAATTTCCACGACACACGATGTGCCGGTTGTGTTAAGAAATGTCAAGAGACGCGAACCAGCATAATGGGAAAGCAAGCGAAACTCGGGACGTGATCGGACACACCGAGGTCTATCTCAATCGACATTTTACCTAAAGGGGCAAGGCGCAGAGACAAGACTTACCCCGCTGGCTTTGCCGTCATTAAGGCCGGAATTGGCCCTCCAGGAGACTCTCTGGGTGGTGGGCAGGACGCCGGACCTCTGAGCTTCGAAGAAGAGAATGCTCTTACTCAGGGCCTGAATGTAGTCATGACCCGCCATGGCCAGGCAAGGAAGAAGCGAGACAAGCAAAAACAGAGGAGCCATTCTCGAAATGAATGGAGCTGAGATCTCCATATTAACAAAGAAACCAAAACGAGGGGTTTTGGTAGGACGGAAGTGGAAGGCAATGTCGGGTTAGATTTATCGGCTAAAAGGTCTGACAAACCcaccaaagaagaagaagaagaagaaacagaggaCTCTGTTCTGTTTGTTGTTAAGAAAGGGGAGAGGGAGGGTAGTGGTGGGAGTGAAGAGTCGGGGGAGATGAAGAGGTTCTTTTATAGTGGCGGGGaggtagaggaagaggaaggtcCCAAGAGGCCACAATTTGGCAAGAAACAATTAATGCAATTTGCgatgttttttcttttctttttctttaataatttttgggTTGAggtttatttttgttatttattatttagttgttttttttttatttagggTAGGAAATAATTTCTCTTTTGGAGGGCTGAAAGTGAAAACGGTTGAGAGCAGAAGAGGGAAGAGCCCATGTGATGGCTCTTCTCACAGGAGGAGTCGGTGCGGATTTAATGTGTTCAtaacccaaaaataaataaataaataaaacaattaaaaaaaaaaacagaggcAGTTGTTCTCTTCTCGTCCCATTAATAATGGTAAGTGCAATAAATAAactatgtaaaaaaatttattttgaggATATATGTTCATTATTTTGTATTGGCTCGTGCTAGTGTTTTGATCAACTAGGTTTCTAAGTACTGACTTGACAAAGATAAGGGAGGATATAGGTCGATTTCAATGTAGGCTAGGCTTCGAGGCTTGAGGATCACCTAAAGGAGAAAGGGTGAAATGAGCTGCGAACGCAGAACTGAGTCTGATCTTATCAGAGACGAGTTTATAAATCAATCACAATGACATAGATTGTAATTTGATCAATACCCAAAGGTATATATCATATGATAGTGGTAGGAGTTTTTCTAGACGTGTTTTCTAGGATGATGAatcatttccgggtcgggaaaACTCCCCCTGCTTAATGAATTTCTTTATGAATTGAGCAAAATGTTTagtgttattattatttttttttttagatcaaAAGAGATGCCTATAAATCTAGTgcaaagataaaaaataaagcgaAATAAAGAAGTACATGAGCCATCTTGGTTCGACTCCTTGTACCACTTCATTAAAATCTCTTATTCtatttatactttttcttcttcttcttttcattatatttatatgtacataattttcttttcattatttgTACGTGATTTTCTCTGTTGTACTAGGCGTTTGCCTCCTTCGcctaccaaaaaaagaaaagaaaagaaataactGATGCATTCAATTTAGAGATGACTTGTAATGACCTTAAAACGGCATCTGATATTTAATTCATGAGGTATATGTCGGGTAAAAGGCAGGTGATGTATTAGTTGTTTGTGTTTGATGTTCTAAAGTAATCTGATATATTGGGGACGAGGGCTTAAGGGTGCTTAAATACCAAATTTGGAAGGGGCTTGAGTATTGACCATGTCATTAGCCCCCATGTCCGTAATTTGCGACTGCCCAGTTATAAACTTCCAAAGTCACAATTGAAAGCAGTCTCATTGATGTATTGTGCGTCCTCCCCGCAGGACATGCAGGGTGGTTGCCTAATCACAATCCGATTGTACCCAACTTAATTCTTGGTCAGACCTTCTTTATTCCGAAGAATATTTTGATGTTTTGgccaattttcttctttttctatgTTTTGTTTGAATCTCTCATGGACATGGTGCATATTTAACTATTGACTTCGATCGGTTCCATGTCCTCTAGGTCGATATTGTTGACTTGATGATGAacttgtttttaatttttaatattttttttgagtATGTGAATCATGGACTCTTTGATTAAGTACTATCAATTAAGCGCAAAATAGTACATTATTAGCTATGGgactattttttcttttcggtagAAAA is a genomic window containing:
- the LOC116205609 gene encoding endoglucanase 6-like, giving the protein MEISAPFISRMAPLFLLVSLLPCLAMAGHDYIQALSKSILFFEAQRSGVLPTTQRVSWRANSGLNDGKASGVDLVGGYYDAGDNVKFGLPMAFTVTMMSWSILEYGKQMATSGELSHAMDAVKWGTDYFIKAHPEPYVLYGEVGDGNTDHYCWQRPEDMTTDRKAYRIDPSNPGSDLAGETAAAMAAASMVFRSHNPAYSAELLRHAEQLFEFADKYRGKYDGSITVAQKYYRSVSGYNDELLWAAAWMYQATNNKYYLDYLGNNGDSLGATGWTMTEFGWDVKYAGVQTLGAKFLMQGKVGEHALVFEKYHQNAEYFMCSCIGKGTKNAQRTPGGLIFRQRWNNMQFVTSSSFLLTVYSDYLASAGKSLNCASGNVQPPELLSFAKSQVDYILGDNPRATSYMVGYGNNYPRQVHHRAASIVSYKEDSSFVSCRGGYATWFSRKASDPNLLAGALVGGPDAYDNFADQRDNYEQTEPATYNNAPLLGILARLGGGHSGYNQLLPVVLPTAKQVVTKPTPAPAATTASPISLEQKLSASWNANGKTYFRYSTMVTNKSDKALKSLSLYISKLYGPIWGLTKTGDSYSFPPWIQSLPAGKSLEFVYIHASPQAEVSVSSYTLA